The Apus apus isolate bApuApu2 chromosome 8, bApuApu2.pri.cur, whole genome shotgun sequence genome has a window encoding:
- the SFT2D3 gene encoding vesicle transport protein SFT2C: MADLGRQLQDYLAQSKAAVAGGSSAAPAPPPAGRAQEEAGSGGLRAWLGSLSRFPLNRGPSPAAAAAPGTGPGAGWLWAAEADPCLPGLSRWQRLVGSGLCLLLAALCFGLAALYAPLLLLRARKFALLWSLGSLCALGAAALLRGPARLLREPGRGTLLYLGALAGTLYAALGLRSPGLAGLGAAAQLGAVAAALLSAVPGGAAGLRRLAGLLGAVLRRRDKALPV, encoded by the coding sequence ATGGCGGACCTGGGCCGGCAGCTGCAGGACTACCTGGCGCAGTCAAAGGCCGCTGTCGCCGGCGGCTCCAgcgcggcccccgccccgccgcccgccggccGAGCGCAGGAGgaggcggggagcggcggcctGAGGGCCTGGCTGGGCTCCCTGAGCCGCTTCCCGCTGAACCGCGGCCCATcccccgcggcggcggctgcACCCGGGACGGGGCCGGGCGCGGGCTGGCTGTGGGCGGCCGAGGCGGACCCCTGCCTGCCGGGTCTGTCGCGCTGGCAGCGGCTGGTGGGGAGcgggctgtgcctgctgctggccGCCCTCTGCTTCGGGCTGGCCGCGCTGTACgcgccgctgctgctgctccgCGCCCGCAAGTTCGCGCTGCTCTGGTCCCTGGGCTCGCTCTGCGCCCTGGGCGCCGCCGCCCTGCTGCGGGGCCCCGCCCGCCTGCTGCGGGAGCCCGGGCGCGGCACCCTCCTGTACCTGGGCGCCCTGGCCGGGACGCTGTACGCGGCGCTGGGGCTGCGCAGCCCCGGCCTGGCCGGCCTGGGCGCAGCCGCGCAGCTGGGCGCCGTGGCCGCCGCGCTGCTGTCCGCCGTGCCCGGGGGCGCCGCCGGCCTGCGCCGCCTCGCCGGCCTCTTGGGGGCCGTGCTGCGTCGCCGCGACAAGGCCTTGCCGGTGTGA